One segment of Brassica napus cultivar Da-Ae chromosome C3, Da-Ae, whole genome shotgun sequence DNA contains the following:
- the LOC125584540 gene encoding putative F-box protein At3g20030: MYCNLTYMSIVYIYYVGKLETPNFSLNKHKTMTIISDLSWDLVEEILSRVPIISLGAVRSTCKRWNRLSKNRLLCKAEARRHQFLRFMVKNYKLCSMRFDLHGILDGEEFVDPSIKEITVVDSLNHVKVTQVFHCDGLSLCVTKDKEENKTSLLVWNPYLGQTRWIQARNDYNRLDLYALGYDSNNRKHKILRFLDTGSSYKVTLYEIYDISSDSWRVLNITQDWDIMFYHRGVSLKGNTYFFAKKKILLVDGPVEIAEPHAILLCFDFTKERFGPPLPLPVEHYVDDTGTLSSLRDEKLAVLYQPTSMSDVQIWVTTKIEPSAVSWVPFLKIDVEPFTGFGFQFHHDGASFFIDEEKKVALVFQIDESEMTCYDTAYLIGENGYFEKVGLGEAEKPQWSANNVGEYCPLVCSCSFVPSLVHINNESAGS, encoded by the coding sequence atgtattgTAACCTAACTTATATGTCTATAGTCTATATATATTACGTTGGTAAGTTAGAAACCCCCAATTTCTCTCTCAATAAACACAAAACGATGACTATTATCTCCGACCTTTCCTGGGATTTGGTTGAGGAGATACTCTCTAGGGTTCCCATAATTTCTTTAGGAGCGGTGAGATCCACTTGCAAACGATGGAACCGTTTATCCAAAAATCGGCTTTTGTGTAAAGCAGAAGCAAGGAGGCATCAGTTTCTACGCTTTATGGTGAAGAACTATAAGCTTTGTTCAATGAGATTCGATCTCCATGGAATCCTCGACGGAGAAGAATTCGTGGATCCATCTATTAAGGAGATCACCGTCGTTGATTCACTTAATCACGTCAAGGTAACCCAAGTATTTCATTGCGATGGCTTATCCTTATGTGTTACCAAGGACAAAGAAGAGAACAAAACTAGCCTCCTGGTCTGGAACCCATATTTAGGACAAACCAGATGGATTCAAGCCAGAAACGACTACAACAGGTTAGACCTTTATGCACTCGGATATGACAGCAATAATCGTAAACACAAAATCTTGAGGTTCTTGGATACTGGCTCCTCTTACAAGGTTACGCTGTACGAAATCTACGATATTAGTTCTGATTCATGGAGAGTTCTTAATATCACTCAGGACTGGGACATAATGTTCTATCATCGTGGTGTGTCTTTGAAGGGAAATACttatttttttgcaaaaaaaaaaatactactcGTAGATGGACCGGTAGAAATAGCCGAGCCCCATGCTATCTtactttgttttgattttacaaaAGAGAGATTTGGACCGCCTTTGCCTCTACCGGTTGAGCACTATGTTGACGATACTGGGACACTCTCTTCTCTTAGAGACGAGAAACTGGCAGTCTTATATCAGCCCACAAGTATGTCTGACGTGCAGATTTGGGTGACGACTAAGATTGAGCCCAGTGCAGTGTCCTGGGTTCCCTTTTTAAAAATTGACGTGGAACCATTCACAGGTTTCGGATTCCAGTTTCACCATGATGGTGCCAGTTTCTTCATTGACGAGGAGAAGAAAGTCGCTCTAGTTTTTCAAATAGACGAATCTGAAATGACCTGCTATGACACAGCTTACCTCATTGGGGAGAATGGATACTTTGAAAAAGTAGGTCTTGGAGAAGCTGAGAAACCCCAATGGTCGGCTAATAACGTGGGAGAATATTGCCCACTTGTGTGCTCTTGTTCCTTTGTTCCAAGTTTAGTGCATATCAACAACGAATCTGCAGGAAGCTaa